A single genomic interval of Metasolibacillus fluoroglycofenilyticus harbors:
- a CDS encoding helix-turn-helix domain-containing protein, whose translation MDSVGQTIRKIRLSKKISSEALYGGLLSRQARSKFEKGESDTTVSKFFMLLDRLNLSLDEFYVALTQKESVEFHLFSNIALTFYKKDIDGLKLLIKKLNNEHERTNNIKYQHYEIMVQNMLNILEGKPQSIEFAKLSDYLANCDSWGYYEIMLFSNSIDYFTKELINIVFKRVKNTIVKFQLLRRYRNEYSMLLLNIINKGLLDFDFSFALKYFEEYELLAEPLQNDMYYQTMRKFFYEIICACTNKDHSTHELEKIIEYLGYFNMKNKQKQCIELLERLHFHVEKINNEKRGIFFEVTKS comes from the coding sequence GTGGATAGTGTTGGTCAAACAATAAGAAAAATAAGATTATCTAAAAAAATATCATCGGAAGCACTTTATGGAGGGCTTTTATCGCGACAAGCTCGAAGTAAGTTTGAAAAAGGAGAAAGCGATACTACAGTTAGTAAATTTTTCATGTTGCTGGATCGTTTAAATCTTTCTTTAGATGAGTTTTATGTAGCATTAACACAAAAGGAAAGTGTAGAATTTCATTTATTTAGTAATATAGCATTAACTTTTTATAAAAAAGACATAGACGGTTTGAAGCTATTGATAAAAAAGTTGAATAACGAACATGAGAGAACAAATAATATTAAGTACCAACATTATGAAATAATGGTGCAAAATATGCTTAATATATTAGAAGGTAAGCCACAGTCTATAGAGTTTGCGAAATTAAGTGATTACTTAGCGAATTGTGATTCTTGGGGGTATTATGAAATAATGCTTTTTTCTAACTCAATTGATTATTTTACAAAGGAGCTAATTAATATTGTTTTTAAGCGTGTAAAAAATACAATAGTTAAGTTCCAATTGTTAAGAAGGTATAGAAATGAGTATTCAATGCTGTTGCTAAATATTATTAATAAAGGATTACTTGATTTTGATTTCTCATTTGCTCTTAAGTATTTTGAAGAGTATGAGTTGCTGGCTGAACCTTTACAGAATGATATGTATTACCAGACCATGAGAAAATTTTTCTATGAGATTATTTGTGCATGTACAAATAAAGACCATTCTACTCATGAGTTAGAAAAAATTATAGAGTATTTAGGATATTTCAATATGAAAAATAAACAAAAGCAATGTATTGAGCTTTTAGAGAGGCTACACTTCCATGTAGAGAAAATTAATAATGAGAAAAGGGGCATTTTCTTTGAAGTCACTAAAAGCTAA